In Dysgonomonadaceae bacterium zrk40, one genomic interval encodes:
- a CDS encoding sialate O-acetylesterase has product MIIQREKEIHLWGTADSDEAVTVLFQGKKYATVANKQGSWSLFLPPLAAGGPYSMQINEIIVNNIMVGDVWIVSGQSNIDLPIYRVEDLYKELTDTLKKEKVRLLKVANNTQVMGPEENLADTRWRILAPENVSDFSALSYFLANDLYEKTGIPQGVIATSWGGTPIQAWISETDVKKYPHYYNELLLARNNDYVSQVNRAAHIAGRAWNELLYRLDPGVQEKWYATDYDDRKWQTVNQYDSRNWTRTDHGPHNGSYWFRQEIEVDASHAGEAALLRVGCLVDADSTYLNGVLVGTTGYQYPPRKYRIPAGLLKAGKNQITLRLIGGSNASFVKDKPYKIVYDNGEEQPLSPRWKFRHGAYMPQQRVQGIGLQNIATACYNSMIWPLRNFPVAGVLWYQGESNTGRAEEYEGLLGDLMGNWRKIWNEPSLPFFIVQLPDYMSPSENPSESGWVRLRESQRRATLNDPNAELVVGLGLGEWNDIHPLRKKEMAERASIEIRSKVYSQPVKVTPRLVSGEVSGSKVVLTFTDTVMGDSEGKVYDVELSEDGKQYRNAEAFAKANKLYITCSDINNPVSVRYAWRNTPPRANLKGENELPIPTFQWDFAQ; this is encoded by the coding sequence ATGATCATACAGAGAGAAAAGGAGATTCATCTCTGGGGCACTGCCGATTCAGATGAAGCAGTGACAGTTCTCTTTCAGGGAAAAAAATATGCAACAGTAGCTAACAAGCAGGGCAGTTGGTCGCTGTTTTTACCCCCCTTAGCAGCCGGCGGTCCCTATAGCATGCAAATCAACGAGATCATCGTGAACAACATCATGGTGGGTGATGTCTGGATCGTTTCGGGGCAGTCAAACATCGATCTCCCGATTTATCGTGTTGAGGATCTCTACAAAGAGCTTACTGACACCTTGAAAAAAGAGAAGGTACGTTTACTGAAAGTAGCCAACAACACCCAGGTAATGGGTCCCGAGGAAAACCTCGCCGATACCCGCTGGCGGATACTGGCACCTGAAAATGTATCCGATTTCTCAGCACTTTCCTATTTTCTGGCCAACGACCTCTACGAGAAGACAGGGATCCCGCAGGGGGTGATCGCCACCAGTTGGGGAGGCACACCCATTCAGGCATGGATCAGTGAAACAGATGTAAAAAAATATCCCCATTATTACAACGAGTTGCTGCTTGCACGCAACAATGATTATGTGTCGCAGGTGAACAGGGCAGCACATATTGCAGGTCGTGCCTGGAACGAATTGTTGTACAGGCTCGACCCAGGGGTGCAGGAAAAATGGTATGCCACCGACTACGATGACCGGAAGTGGCAAACGGTAAACCAGTACGATTCACGTAATTGGACCCGCACGGACCATGGTCCGCATAACGGCTCATACTGGTTCAGGCAGGAGATTGAGGTGGATGCATCACATGCAGGTGAAGCGGCGCTACTGAGAGTAGGCTGTCTGGTGGATGCCGATTCCACCTACCTGAACGGAGTACTGGTCGGCACAACAGGCTATCAGTATCCACCTCGCAAATACCGCATACCTGCCGGTCTCCTGAAGGCGGGAAAGAACCAGATTACCCTCCGGTTGATTGGAGGCAGCAACGCATCGTTTGTAAAGGATAAACCCTACAAAATTGTATACGACAACGGAGAGGAACAACCGTTGTCTCCTCGATGGAAATTCAGACATGGTGCTTATATGCCGCAGCAGCGGGTACAGGGAATAGGTTTGCAGAACATCGCCACTGCCTGTTACAACAGTATGATCTGGCCCCTTCGTAACTTCCCTGTGGCGGGTGTCTTGTGGTACCAGGGAGAGTCGAACACCGGCCGTGCAGAGGAATATGAAGGATTACTGGGCGATCTGATGGGCAACTGGCGTAAGATTTGGAACGAACCTTCGCTCCCCTTCTTCATTGTGCAACTCCCGGACTATATGTCCCCCAGTGAGAATCCCTCCGAAAGTGGATGGGTGAGATTGCGTGAGTCTCAGCGCAGGGCAACTCTCAATGATCCCAATGCCGAGCTGGTTGTAGGTCTTGGACTGGGAGAATGGAACGACATTCATCCCCTGCGCAAAAAGGAGATGGCCGAACGTGCATCTATTGAAATCAGGAGCAAGGTTTACAGTCAGCCTGTTAAAGTTACACCGCGACTTGTGAGTGGTGAGGTATCGGGCAGCAAAGTGGTCCTCACTTTTACTGACACTGTGATGGGAGATTCCGAAGGAAAGGTGTACGATGTTGAATTATCGGAAGATGGCAAACAATATAGGAATGCGGAGGCATTCGCAAAAGCAAACAAGTTGTACATCACCTGCTCAGATATAAATAACCCGGTGAGTGTGCGGTACGCATGGCGCAACACACCTCCCCGGGCAAATCTTAAAGGCGAGAATGAGCTCCCTATTCCAACGTT